A genomic region of Brienomyrus brachyistius isolate T26 chromosome 6, BBRACH_0.4, whole genome shotgun sequence contains the following coding sequences:
- the gnl3 gene encoding guanine nucleotide-binding protein-like 3 translates to MKRPKLKKASKRLSCGKRYKIQKKVREHNRKLRKEAKKKGVTKRVKKDPGVPNVAPFKEEVLREAEQRKLMLEEIKAKKKLEKQKERAEKRKKEAASPEDGPKPKKVKKETAKNPEKASMDKFSRKFLCSELNKVIDASDVIIEVLDARDPLGCRCPQLEEAVLRYEGKKKLLLVLNKIDLVPKKNAEQWLQILQREFPTVAFKASTLLQDKTVQDKKKRRWSGAVDQSRGVVCYGGSCLLQLLGDCAAVHQGPLKVGIVGFPNVGKSSLINSLKGVRTCNAGALRGMTRCKQEIHISKNVKVIDSPGILASPSNPAVSLALRDLPSTEKRESVLDAVRVVLKHCNSQQVMLQYNVPDFKNHQEFLTLFAKKRGFLQKGGVPNSEQAAEVFLCDWTGAKLSYHSKPPENHLLPPYLSDTLVAEMQNGWPNDKLQQGNMETIKSVRCPNPASSIAFISSGPTCGLLNIDDVCEVKGTESETVHEEEGEEEEEEEVLETQEPRLDLKEDEMEKSQTKGEKVQKAAAQVTFQSLPVSIDLTSAQKDGDAYDFNVDFK, encoded by the exons ATGAAACGTCCAA AGTTGAAGAAAGCGAGCAAACGATTGTCATGTGGCAAACGTTACAAAATACAGAAAAAG GTTCGGGAGCACAACAGGAAACTACGGAAGGAGGCAAAGAAGAAAGGAGTAACAAAAAGAGTGAAGAAGGATCCCGGAGTCCCCAATGTCGCACCTTTTAAGGAGGAAGTTCTGCGTGAGGCAGAGCAGAGGAAACTGATG CTTGAAGAaatcaaagcaaaaaaaaaactcgagAAGCAAAAGGAACGGGCAGAGAAACGGAAGAAAGAGGCAGCTAGTCCCGAGGACGGTCCGAAGCCGAAAAAAGTCAAAAAG GAGACCGCAAAGAATCCAGAGAAAGCATCCATGGACAAATTTTCCAGAAAATTCCTCTGCAGTGAATTGAACAAG GTCATCGATGCCTCTGATGTAATCATTGAGGTTCTCGATGCCAGGGATCCATTAGGCTGCCGCTGTCCACAGCTGGAGGAGGCAGTGCTGAGATACGAAGGAAAGAAGAAGCTGCTTCTTGTGTTAAACAAAATTG ATCTTGTTCCCAAAAAGAATGCAGAGCAGTGGCTGCAGATTCTACAGCGAGAGTTCCCAACTGTGGCCTTTAAAGCATCCACTCTGTTACAGGATAAAACTGTG CaagataaaaagaaaagaagatGGAGTGGAGCTGTTGACCAGAGCAGAGGGGTCGTCTGTTACGGTGGCAGCTGTCTTCTGCAGTTACTTGGTGACTGCGCTGCCGTCCATCAGGGGCCCCTCAAAGTCGGTATCGTCG GCTTCCCCAACGTGGGAAAGAGTAGCCTTATCAACAGCCTGAAGGGCGTCCGCACCTGCAATGCAGGGGCACTGCGGGGAATGACTAG ATGCAAGCAGGAGATCCACATTTCTAAAAATGTCAAAGTGATCGACAGTCCTGGTATCCTAGCATCTCCGTCTAACCCTGCAGTTAGCTTGGCGCTGAGGGACCTGCCGTCCACAGAGAAAAGGGAGAGTGTTCTGGATGCAGTCAGAGTCGTGCTGAAACACTGCAACAGTCAGCAG gTAATGCTGCAGTATAACGTTCCTGACTTTAAAAACCACCAGGAATTTCTAACCCTTTTTGCCAAGAAGCGAGGGTTTTTGCAGAAAGGTGGTGTTCCCAATTCAGAACAGGCTGCAGAAGTATTCCTGTGTGATTGGACAGG AGCCAAATTAAGCTACCATTCCAAACCTCCAGAGAACCACCTCCTCCCTCCTTATCTCTCAGACACTCTAGTAGCAGAGATGCAGAATGGATGGCCCAATGACAAGCTTCAGCAGGGCAATATGGAAACCATTAAAA GTGTGAGATGTCCTAATCCAGCAAGCAGCATTGCCTTCATCTCCAGTGGGCCCACCTGTGGACTTCTCAATATAGATGATGTATGTGAAGTAAAGGGGACAGAGAGTGAGACGGTACACGAGGAAgaaggggaggaggaggaggaggaagaagtaTTAGAAACCCAGGAG CCTAGACTTGATTTAAAGGAAGACGAAATGGAAAAAAGCCAGACAAAAGGAGAAAAAGTACAAAAAGCAGCAG CCCAGGTGACGTTTCAGTCCCTCCCTGTCAGCATAGACCTCACTTCTGCACAGAAAGACGGCGACGCATATGACTTCAATGTGGATTTTAAGTGA